One region of Camelina sativa cultivar DH55 chromosome 6, Cs, whole genome shotgun sequence genomic DNA includes:
- the LOC104791522 gene encoding heterogeneous nuclear ribonucleoprotein R, translated as MSRTRTAASEAHDSMESEERVDLDGDNDPEEILEEEVEYEEVEEEEEIEEIEEEIEEEVEVDEDEDVAAATEEEEEKKRHAELLALPPHGSEVYLGGIPTDATEGDLKGFCNSIGEVTEVRIMREKESGDGKGYAFVTFRNKDLAAEAIESLNNTDFRGKRIKCSTTQAKHRIFLGNVPRNWMESDIKKAANKIGPGVQIVELPKEPQNMGRNRGFAFIEYYNHACAEYSKQKMSNPSFKLDDNAPTVSWAESRSGGGDSSASQVKALYIKNLPRDITQERLKALFEHHGKILKVVIPPAKPGKEDSRYGFVHYAERTSVMRALKNTERYEIDGHMLDCTLAKPQADQKGNTNTVQNMQKSQLQPNYPPLLSYGMAPSPFGALGGFGASAYSQPLMHAGGHAAGGMSMMPIMLPDGRIGYVLQQPGLAAVPQQPPPRHSPPYRGGSGSSSSSSSKRSSDNGRGRSRYNPY; from the exons ATGTCAAGGACGAGGACTGCTGCTTCAGAAGCTCACGATTCAATGGAATCTGAGGAAAGGGTAGACCTTGATGGTGACAATGACCCTGAGGAGATTCTCGAGGAGGAAGTTGAATACGAAGAAgttgaagaggaggaagaaattgaagagattgaggaggaGATAGAAGAAGAGGTGGAAGTGGACGAAGACGAGGATGTTGCTGCTGCAactgaggaggaagaagaaaagaaaaggcatGCTGAACTCCTTGCACTTCCTCCACATGGTTCAGAGGTTTATCTTGGAGGGATTCCCACTGATGCTACTGAAGGGGACTTAAAGGGCTTCTGTAATTCAATAGGGGAAGTTACTGAG GTTAGGATAATGAGGGAAAAGGAATCTGGTGATGGAAAGGGGTATGCATTTGTAACATTTAGAAACAAGGACCTTGCAGCTGAGGCAATTGAGAGTCTAAATAATACTGATTTCAGA GGTAAAAGGATAAAATGTTCGACTACCCAAGCAAAGCATCGCATCTTTCTTGGTAATGTTCCTAGAAATTGGATGGAGTCAGACATTAAGAAAGCAGCGAATAAAATTGGTCCAGGCGTTCAAATTGTCGAACTCCCAAAG GAACCACAAAATATGGGCCGGAATCGTGGTTTTGCTTTCATCGAGTATTACAACCATGCATGTGCTGAATACTCGAAACAAAAAATGTCAAATCCTAGTTTTAAGCTTGATGATAATGCCCCAACTGTAAGCTGGGCTGAATCAAGGAGTGGAGGAGGGGACTCTTCGGCTTCCCAG GTCAAGGCATTGTACATCAAGAACTTGCCTAGAGATATAACTCAAGAACGCCTAAAGGCATTATTTGAACATCATGGGAAAATACTGAAAGTGGTGATTCCACCAGCAAAACCGGGAAAGGAAGACAGTAGATATGGATTTGTGCATTACGCAGAGAGGACAAGTGTCATGCGAGCTTTGAAAAACACTGAAAGATATGAGATTGATG GTCATATGTTGGATTGTACTCTTGCAAAGCCTCAAGCGGATCAAAAGGGGAACACAAATACAGTTCAGAATATGCAGAAATCACAATTGCAACCAAACTATCCTCCTCTTCTTAGTTATGGCATGGCTCCTAGTCCCTTTGGTGCTCTTGGTGGATTTGGAGCTTCTGCCTACTCACAA CCATTAATGCATGCGGGAGGTCATGCAGCTGGTGGAATGTCGATGATGCCAATCATGTTACCTGATGGAAGAATCGGATACGTCTT GCAACAGCCTGGACTGGCGGCTGTGCCGCAACAACCACCACCAAGGCATTCTCCACCTTATAGAGGAGGCAGTGGTtcgagcagcagcagcagtagcaAACGAAGTAGCGACAACGGTAGAGGACGAAGCCGTTACAATCCttattag
- the LOC104699091 gene encoding F-box/FBD/LRR-repeat protein At3g52680: MFSFSTTLETLILKYSVLVDVPSPVCMKSLRTLHLDSVDFKDSKSIRNLISGCPNLEDLFIYQCYRKDVVLTFTIVAPFLKRLVITDYFVGSEKGGYVITALSLKYLTLKGVSHYGCCLIENAPMLVEAIIRKVSYIANENIEGSLTSVKRPLLDLSPLEFPTDSIFYQLVHLKMYTRKEEWWNLLTLMFNSSPKLQFLKLTDEKRKFRKHGLVGGKWNEPKNVPECLVSHLKMFVWTRYRWEREEEKEVATYILKNARQLKNASFSTRPID, translated from the exons ATGTTTAGCTTTAGTACTACACTTGAGACCTTGATTCTCAAGTATTCGGTTCTTGTGGATGTTCCTTCTCCAGTTTGTATGAAGTCCCTCAGAACTCTTCACCTTGATTCTGTGGATTTCAAAGACAGCAAATCTATTCGTAACCTTATATCTGGCTGTCCTAATCTTGAAGATTTGTTCATTTATCAATGTTACCGTAAGGACGTTGTGCTGACATTCACTATAGTGGCACCATTCTTGAAGAGGCTAGTGATTACAGATTACTTTGTTGGATCAGAGAAAGGGGGCTATGTAATAACTGCTCTTTCTTTGAAATACTTGACACTTAAAGGGGTTAGTCATTACGGGTGTTGTTTGATTGAGAATGCGCCAATGTTAGTTGAGGCAATAATTAGAAAAGTTTCTTATATAGCCAATGAGAATATTGAGGGATCTCTCACTTCAGTCAAACGTCCTTTGTTGGACTTATCACCCTTGGAG TTTCCAACTGATAGTATCTTCTATCAGCTAGTACATCTAAAGATGTATACACGTAAAGAGGAGTGGTGGAATCTACTTACGCTCATGTTTAATAGCTCACCTAAACTACAATTCCTTAAGCTCACTGAT GAAAAACGCAAGTTTAGAAAACATGGTTTGGTCGGCGGGAAATGGAATGAACCAAAGAATGTTCCTGAATGTTTGGTGTCTCACCTAAAGATGTTTGTGTGGACAAGATACCGttgggaaagagaagaagagaaagaagtggCTACATACATTCTAAAGAATGCAAGACAATTGAAGAATGCAAGTTTCTCAACAAGACCTATTGATTGA
- the LOC104791524 gene encoding purple acid phosphatase 22-like translates to MKLLGLFLCVTLLFLCPFISQADDDSKSDPQQVHVSLAGKDHMRVTFITEDKEVESVVEYGKQPGKYVGKAFGESTNYGYLYYESGEIHHVKIGPLQSNTIYYYRCGGNGPEFSFKTPPSTFPVEFAIVGDLGQTEWTDATLSQIKSQDYDVFLLPGDLAYAGSLSQSLWDSFGSLVEPLASQRPWMVTEGNHEKEFYINFRSYNARWKMPHTESLSDSNLYYSFDVAGVHTVMLGSYTDFDSYSDQYQWLEADLAKVDRETTPWVVVLMHAPWYNTNEAHKSDGEKMRKAMESLLYSARVDVVFAGHVHGYERFKRVYNNKADPCGPIYITIGGGGRSLAPPFKKHHSKLSVYRESSYGHGRLKVIDGKRAHWSWHRNTDSNSSPGDEFWLESLSASSSCWPSSRSKDEL, encoded by the exons ATGAAACTTCTTGGTCTCTTTCTTTGTGTAACTCTCTTGTTCCTTTGTCCGTTCATATCTCAAGCTGATGACGACTCCAAATCTGATCCACAACAG GTGCACGTATCATTGGCGGGTAAGGACCACATGAGAGTAACATTCATAACAGAAGACAAGGAGGTGGAGTCGGTGGTGGAATACGGTAAACAACCAGGAAAGTACGTCGGAAAAGCCTTTGGAGAAAGCACTAACTACGGATACCTTTATTACGAATCCGGAGAAATCCACCACGTCAAGATCGGACCCCTCCAATCCAACACCATTTACTACTACCGTTGTGGTGGCAACGGTCctgaattttcttttaagaCTCCTCCGTCAACTTTTCCGGTCGAGTTCGCAATCGTAG GGGACCTAGGCCAAACCGAATGGACAGATGCAACATTATCTCAGATAAAGAGTCAAGACTACGACGTCTTTCTACTTCCTGGCGACCTCGCCTACGCTGGCAGTCTTTCCCAGTCACTTTGGGACTCTTTTGGTTCCTTGGTGGAGCCACTCGCGAGCCAGCGTCCTTGGATGGTTACTGAAGGAAACCACGAGAAAGAATTCTACATAAACTTCAGGTCATACAATGCCCGGTGGAAAATGCCTCACACCGAGAGCCTCTCTGACTCCAACCTGTACTACTCTTTTGATGTAGCTGGTGTCCACACGGTTATGCTCGGTTCTTACACCGACTTTGACAGTTATTCCGATCAGTATCAATGGCTCGAGGCCGATTTAGCAAAG GTTGACCGTGAAACGACCCCGTGGGTGGTAGTGTTGATGCACGCCCCGTGGTACAACACGAACGAGGCACATAAAAGTGACGGAGAGAAAATGAGGAAAGCTATGGAGTCTTTGCTCTATAGTGCTCGAGTCGACGTCGTCTTTGCTGGCCATGTTCATGGCTACGAACGTTTC AAACGTGTATATAACAACAAGGCCGACCCATGTGGGCCTATATACATCACCATCGGTGGCGGAGGCAGAAGTCTTGCACCACC GTTTAAGAAGCATCATTCAAAATTATCGGTATATCGCGAATCGAGTTACGGACATGGGAGACTGAAGGTTATTGACGGGAAACGAGCACATTGGTCGTGGCATAGAAACACTGACTCGAATTCAAGTCCTGGTGACGAATTCTGGCTTGAGAGTCTTAGCGCATCATCGTCATGTTGGCCTTCGAGTCGTTCCAAAGATGAGCTATAA
- the LOC104699094 gene encoding FBD-associated F-box protein At3g49020-like, protein MGKDGISELPDDLILQILSSLPTKNVIATSGLSKRWRFLWKLVPKLEFNSEINPRTAENVGRSLLLHKAPVLESLHLTVTDLCDDIDVELWAGIAFARNVREFVLEVSLSFFSMPVQFPSSLFFCDTLETLKLKFSVLVDVPSRVCMKSLRILHLFHVSYKDGESIRNLISGCPNLEDFLIHGGACKVVLNLVIEAPSLKRLWIHGQIGGRKTMINAPCLEYLKMKGFSYGQCCLIENAPALVKATISDVSYIVNENISGSLKSAKCLSLNLSPLECPTGAIFYQLVYLQMYTREAEWWNLLMFMLDISPKLQVLKLIDHVKYPS, encoded by the exons ATGGGTAAAGACGGGATCAGTGAGTTGCCTGATGATTTGATTCTGCAGATACTCTCTTCGCTTCCAACAAAGAATGTGATAGCCACAAGTGGTTTGTCTAAACGATGGCGTTTTCTTTGGAAGTTGGTACCGAAACTCGAGTTCAACTCTGAGATTAATCCGAGAACTGCAGAGAATGTTGGCAGGTCTTTGCTTTTACATAAAGCTCCAGTTCTAGAGAGTTTGCATCTCACAGTCACAGATTTATGTGATGATATAGATGTTGAACTATGGGCTGGAATTGCATTTGCACGTAATGTGCGTGAGTTCGTACTCGAAGTCTcgctttcctttttttccatGCCAGTCCAATTTCCGAGTAGCTTGTTTTTCTGTGATACACTTGAGACCCTGAAACTCAAGTTTTCGGTTCTTGTTGATGTTCCTTCTCGAGTTTGTATGAAGTCTCTCAGAATTTTGCACCTTTTTCATGTGAGCTACAAAGACGGTGAATCAATCCGTAACCTTATATCTGGCTGTCCTAATCTTGAAGATTTTCTCATACATGGAGGTGCTTGTAAGGTTGTCCTGAATTTGGTTATTGAAGCGCCATCTTTAAAGAGACTATGGATTCACGGTCAAATTGGGGGACGAAAGACTATGATAAACGCTCCTTGTTTGGAATACTTGAAAATGAAAGGGTTTAGTTATGGTCAGTGTTGTCTTATTGAGAATGCGCCAGCGTTAGTCAAGGCAACTATTAGTGACGTTTCTTACATCGTTAATGAGAATATTTCGGGATCTCTTAAGTCAGCCAAATGTCTTTCCTTGAACTTATCACCTTTAGAG TGCCCTACCGGAGCTATCTTTTATCAACTGGTATATCTACAGATGTATACACGTGAAGCGGAGTGGTGGAATCTACTTATGTTCATGCTCGACATCTCTCCTAAACTACAAGTCCTCAAACTCATTGAT CATGTTAAGTATCCTAGCTAA
- the LOC104791525 gene encoding uncharacterized protein LOC104791525: MPQVVSSVCTGGSDRKISCETLAVADGNNNEDSTHDPKIRPVSISSVDFPPESYSLSKEEQLEWLNDNAFLERKESQKRNSSTPNQNPNPNSSSQRVSLKSKASIIGLPKPQKTCFNEAKKRRNCRIARTLMIPKRIGSRLKSDPSLPEPSSPKVSCIGRVRSKRDRSRRIQRQKSGSFKDKPVRVKKPGFFASLRAIFRTGGGCKDVSAHAPRKDAVVPTPARVSARRSTDIRGRLPPEEVSPTRNSTGSRRSLDCGGDEPVLPGLGGMTRFTSGRRPDLLVDVA, encoded by the coding sequence ATGCCACAAGTCGTTTCTTCAGTATGCACCGGTGGCTCTGACCGGAAAATCTCATGCGAGACTCTCGCCGTAGCCGACGGCAACAACAACGAAGACTCAACTCATGACCCGAAGATCCGACCCGTTTCAATCTCCTCCGTAGATTTCCCACCGGAATCTTACTCTTTGTCAAAAGAAGAACAGCTCGAATGGCTAAACGACAACGCCTTCTTAGAACGCAAAGAATCACAAAAACGAAACTCATCTACTCCTAATCAGAATCCGAACCCTAATTCGAGCTCGCAACGAGTCTCGCTCAAATCAAAGGCGTCGATCATCGGATTACCGAAACCACAGAAGACTTGTTTCAACGAAGCAAAGAAGCGGAGGAACTGCAGAATCGCCAGAACTCTGATGATCCCTAAACGGATCGGGTCGAGATTGAAATCGGATCCTTCGTTACCGGAGCCTTCTTCTCCTAAGGTTTCTTGCATCGGAAGGGTGAGATCTAAACGCGACCGCAGCCGACGGATTCAGAGACAAAAATCCGGTTCATTTAAAGATAAACCGGTTCGGGTTAAGAAACCCGGGTTTTTCGCTAGCTTGCGAGCCATCTTCAGAACCGGTGGCGGTTGCAAAGACGTATCAGCTCACGCGCCGCGTAAAGACGCCGTCGTACCCACTCCGGCGAGGGTTTCAGCTAGGAGATCGACGGATATCAGAGGAAGACTTCCGCCGGAAGAAGTTTCACCGACGAGGAACAGTACCGGTTCGAGGAGATCATTAGACTGTGGCGGTGATGAACCGGTGTTACCTGGTTTAGGTGGGATGACACGGTTTACTTCGGGGAGAAGACCGGATTTGTTGGTTGACGTGGCGTGA
- the LOC104791526 gene encoding alpha carbonic anhydrase 1, chloroplastic-like produces MKNKTMITISYFVLALLCIGPSDAQTQGVGFGYRGKNGPYQWGHLNPHFTKCAVGKLQSPIDIQRRQIFYNRKLESLHRDYFITNATLVDHVCNVAMVFGEGAGDVIIENKNYTLVQMHWHTPSEHHLHGVQYAAELHMVHQAKDGSFAVVASLFKIGAEEPFLSQMKGRLVKLKEERSKGNQTAQVEVGKIDTRHIERKTRKFYRYVGSLTTPPCSENVIWTILGKVRSMSKEQVELLKSPLDTSFKNNARPCQPLNGRRVEMFHELVDAKETGNKKKKPAIRRRNPIKN; encoded by the exons atgaagaacaagacaatGATTACGATCTCCTACTTCGTCTTGGCCCTCCTCTGCATTGGCCCTTCAGATGCTC AGACACAAGGAGTAGGTTTTGGATATAGAGGCAAAAATGGACCATACCAATGGGGTCACCTAAACCCTCACTTCACCAAATGCGCGGTCGGTAAATTGCAATCTCCGATTGATATCCAAAGgagacaaatattttataaccgCAAATTGGAATCGCTACACCGAGATTACTTCATCACAAACGCAACGCTAGTTGACCACGTCTGTAATGTTGCGATGGTCTTCGGGGAAGGAGCAGGAGATGTGATTATAGAAAATAAGAACTATACCTTAGTGCAAATGCATTGGCACACTCCTTCTGAACATCATCTTCATGGAGTCCA ATATGCAGCTGAGCTGCACATGGTACACCAAGCAAAAGATGGAAGCTTTGCTGTGGTGGCAAGTCTCTTCAAAATCGGCGCTGAAGAGCCTTTCCTATCTCAG ATGAAGGGTAGATTGGTGAAGCTAAAGGAAGAGAGAAGCAAAGGGAACCAAACAGCTCAAGTGGAAGTAGGAAAAATAGACACAAGACACATCGAACGTAAGACTCGAAAGTTCTACAGATACGTTGGTTCACTCACTACTCCTCCTTGCTCCGAGAACGTTATTTGGACCATCCTTGGCAAG GTGAGGTCAATGTCAAAGGAGCAAGTAGAACTACTCAAATCTCCATTGGATACTTCTTTCAAGAACAATGCGAGACCTTGTCAACCCCTCAACGGCCGGAGAGTGGAGATGTTCCACGAGCTTGTCGACGCAAAAGAAACCggcaataagaagaagaaaccggcaataagaagaagaaacccaattaaaaattag
- the LOC104791528 gene encoding cytochrome b-c1 complex subunit 9 produces the protein MEYAARRNQKGAFESFYKLIMRRNSVYVTFIIAGAFFGERAVDYGVHKLWERNNVGKRYEDISVLGQRPVEE, from the exons ATGGAGTACGCTGCTCGGAGAAATCAGAAAGGCGCTTTCGAAAGCTTCTACAAGCTTATCATGCGCCGTAACTCCGTCTACGTCACTTTCATCATCGCCGGCGCATTTTTCGGTGAACGG GCTGTGGATTACGGTGTTCACAAGCTGTGGGAACGCAACAACGTTGGg AAACGGTACGAAGACATCTCTGTGTTGGGTCAAAGGCCAGTAGAAGAATGA
- the LOC104791529 gene encoding uncharacterized protein LOC104791529, translating into MTNIDDTTSSPMAHPISPSSQPDLPDQTKQDPPSLPDEAASSVSEEKDLTLPEEKKPKQNQEEERVDSGRERLKKHRKEIAGRVWIPEIWGQEELLKDWIDCSTFDTCLVPAGISSARAALVEEARRAATASRGLQRLDSRCLILR; encoded by the coding sequence ATGACGAACATCGATGATACGACGTCTTCTCCAATGGCCCACCCGATCAGTCCATCTTCTCAGCCTGATCTTCCCGACCAAACGAAACAAGATCCCCCAAGTTTACCCGACGAAGCAGCTTCTTCTGTTTCCGAAGAGAAAGATCTAACTCTGCCTGAAGAGAAGAAACCGAAacagaatcaagaagaagagagagtggaCAGTGGGAGAGAGAGGTTAAAGAAACACCGGAAAGAGATCGCCGGTAGGGTTTGGATACCGGAGATATGGGGACAAGAAGAGCTTCTTAAGGATTGGATCGACTGTTCAACGTTCGACACGTGTCTAGTCCCTGCTGGAATCTCGTCTGCACGTGCTGCTCTTGTAGAGGAAGCTAGGCGAGCTGCTACAGCTTCTCGTGGATTACAACGATTAGACAGTCGTTGCTTGATCCTACGCtga